GAGGACTAAATGTCCATCCTCGCTGTCCGTGTAAATAACCCCCGTTGCGTTGTACCATTTGTTTCTGTCCTCAATCCTCCCCCCATACGCTACCAGCACCGAAGTTTCATCCGAAAACTTTACCTCATGGGTTGTGACTTTCTCGTAGCCGTAATCACCCTGAACCGAACCTTCAACTCCTGCTATAACCCTGCTTCCAAGAGAAGCTTTCACGTAGAGAGAAACTCCAACTGAAAACGTGTTTGTACTACCTTCCCAATTGAGCTGCTTAGTATAGTGTTCATAGGAACTCTGAACGTCACTTGCCTCTATCGTGAACATTCCAAGGACATTAGCAGGCTCGTAGTTTTTGAGGTCTGTTATCCTAGTGGGGTACGTGTTGATATCTCCTATCTCATGAAGGGCCGAGTCGTAACTCTCGAAGTGAACATTGGGTGGTCCCTTAGGGATTGACACAAGAATGTACTGCCGCTTGCCGTTTACTACAGCGAGCTCAGGTGGTGAGATTATGGGGAACTCGTAGAGATCGTAGTCAGTGCTCACGTATATCGCACCATCTGCCATGTCCGCGAGCATCTTTTGGGTTATTGCTGTTTCATACACCTCCCCCCTCTCGCGCTGGAGCTTGTAACCAAGCGATGTCTTCAGCCCTGCTTCGGTAGTTAAGAGACCGGGCATTCCCTGCTTGTACCGGAGGTCAATAGTGAGCTTCACGTCATGGGTAGATTTGATTGATGCAACTGACTCTTCCGTCTGCTTGCTCGTGTACTCGGCGTAGAACTTCCCGGTCTCGTTTATGGCGTCATAGTCCACGGGTGGAGAGTTTATCACCGCAATGACCTGATTCACAACGTGGAGGGTGGCTTTATTAGGAGGGCCCACAACTATGGAGTCTCCATTCACGTCCCCAACGGCCAGACCGGCACCATATGTGAATTCTGTCTTCAAACCGTTAGGTCCGTTCAGTAGGTTTCCCTCCATGTCATAAACCCTTACCCTTCCATCATCTTGTGAGGCCCAGACTATCTCGTCAAGGCCATCAGAGTTAACATCTCCGACTACCATCCTATCGCCCTTTTTAAATGAAATCGGGAAATAACTCAGCTCCTTGAGTGAGTAAGCGTTGTTCTTGTACTCTATGCTGAAAACATGGATTCCTCTCTTCTCTCCACTGTTGTCATTATCCTGTGTCGCTATGACGAGTTCTGGTTTTCCATCAAAGTTAACATCTCCTGCACTAACTTCGTCCCTCTCGGTGAGGTCGAAGTACTTGTCGATGTCGAGGGTGGTCACAGGGACTATCACCTCGTAGCCAAAGCCCGGTTTCATGTAGTGGTCCTCCATGATGCGGAGCTCGTTTTCGTCGTGGTCGGCGAGTATAATCTCATCGGAGATTCCGTCCCCGTTGGCGTCCATCCCGGTGATGCTGTCCCCGTACTCGAACTCAATGTCGCCCTCGCCCGGAACGTACATGAGGCCGCGTTCTATGATAATGATGCGGTCCCTGCTCCTGTCCGCCACGTATAGGCGGTAGTGTCCCCTTACTTCCCCTGTTTCTTCGTCCACGTAGCCCCAGAATGCGCAGGCCAGATCGTCCCCGCTCTCAAAGTGGACGTCCCACTTCCGAAGTTCGTTCCCGTACATGTCGTATATGTAGACCTTGTCCGTGCTCCTGTCTCCCTGGATTATCTCATCCTTCCCGTCTCCGTTGATGTCGCACGTTATAAGCTCATCCCACTTCTCGTAGCCCGTGTGGAACTGCACCACGTAGCCGCCGCTTTTATCTTCAAAACCCCAGATGTAGTCTCCTCTGTCACCTATGATGATTTCATTATCTTCAATTACCTTACCCTCGATACCGTTGATAAGATTCGCGTCTTGAGCCTTTGCTTTTGGTAAGAAGATTCCAAATAACAAAGATAAGAGAAAAAAGAGGATTAACAGCTCTTTTATCCTCATGACTTTTCCCTCCAGAGCTTGCAAAGGCTTGCAGAATAGCAAACCTAAGCAAACTTACTATCAGTTTGGAATTTAAAATATATAATATTTTTGTTTGTTTGTGTAAACTATTATTGAAGTAACTTGAATATAATTAAACTACATTTAAATCTATGGCAAGTTAGAAAAACTTATTATTCGTGTCACCATTTTTCTTCTGGTGATCCTATGAACTTTAAAGAAAAACCACTCATCGGAATGGTTCATCTCAAGCCTCTGCCTGGATCATACCTCTACCAAAATGATATTGACGAAGTCATTAACCATGCACTAGGAGAAGCAAAAAAATTAGAAAGAGTGGGATTTGATGCAGTAATGATTGAGAACTTTAACGATGTGCCTTTTTCGAAAACTGTTGAGCCTATAACTGTTGCCTCTATGAGCGTCATCGCAAAAGCAATAAGAGATGAAATCTCCCTCCCACTTGGCATAAATGTCCTAAGAAATGATGCCATAGCGGCTTATTCTATAGCATATGCCACAAAGGCGGATTTTATTAGAGTGAATGTCCTAAGCGGAGTTGCATATACCGACCAAGGAATAATCGAGGGAGAAGCTCATAAACTTGCAAGACTCAAAAAACTCCTCCCTTCAAAGATCAAGATTTTTGCAGACGTTCACGTTAAGCATGCCTACCACTTCGGAGATTTTGAGGAGGCTTTGAGGGATACTATTGAAAGAGGATTGGCAGATGCCGTGATAATCAGCGGAAAAAGAACGGGCAAGGAAGTAGAAATGGAGAAGCTAAAACTTGCCAAAGAACTTTCAAGTGTTCCTGTTTTGGTTGGCTCTGGGACAACTTATGAGAATTTACCAAAGCTGTGGAGCTATGCAGATGGGTTTATTGTCGGGACATGGATCAAAGAAAACGGAGACACAAAGAAGGACATCGACCTAGAAAGGGCAAGAAAGTTGGTAGAGCTGGCAGAAAAACTCCGAAAAGGACACAAAGGTTAAATACCATACCTTTCCGTTCTCATTTTTTATGGTTAAAATAATACATATGAAGTTTTATTTGGCTGAAAGGAGCTTTAGAGTGGTAATGAGGCATTACTTATAGGAAATAGTATCCTAAAATTAGTTATAACTATCTACAGCCAATACGAACTTTTCAATTTTCTAAATTTTAGTGTTTATGTTCCATGTGGAGGAATCGATAATGAGAAAAAGTTGGGTGTTGCTAAGTTTGATTCTTAGTCTAAGCTTGATGCTTTCTCCAGTTACTGCCCATTTTGATCCTCCTGACTCTCCTGCAATAATGGTAACCGTGTGGCTCCTGGGAGTCGCCACTACGGAGGACATGGACGATGGTTTGAACGGCTATACCGACATAACCGGAACCTACAAGGTATCCCAAAGCGGTCACGAGGCCAGTGCAGGGAATTTGGGACTCATCTTTTACGACTGGGACACACTAAAGGGGCGCATAGGATACATCAAAAAGGAACCCCTTTACTCCCACAGGGAGTGCACCCCAATGAACGACGTGACGGTGAGCTTTAACCTGGAGGAGTCCAACAGCATGTTCGCGAATGGGAAGATAGGCTCGGGCTCAATAAAGGTGACAAAACCCGGAAGGTACACCGTAAACGCGGGTAAGGGGAAGGTTCTCATAGAGGTCACCGTGACGAAAACCCCAATAGCCTCGGAGGAATGTTCCTACTTCGAAGACCAGCCCGAGGGTTATGCCAGCAGCATTGTTACGAGTTCGGGAGGCTACGTTTACGACTGGCAGCTTGCGAATATGATAAACATGTGGATCGCCAACAGGACGGGCTACGCTAACATGGTCTTTATCTTCAACCAGTGCTTTGGAGGGGGCATGATAGACGACCTTAAGGAGAAGCTCAAGGGGACGGGGGACGCGGCTTTTATGAGCGCCTCGAAACATAACAAGCCATCATGGGGTCTTGCAGACAGCTACAACCCAAGCAGATGGCCCGAAATGGTTAAGAAAGGATTCACCCGCCCTGAGGACTACTACCCAAAGGAGGTTGGAGAGGAGCTTGCGAAGACCGGTAAAGAGGCCCCAACAATGAAGGAGGTTGCCAAGAGAGCCGAACAGGAAGACCTTCTTGGTCCCTACGGCTCGGACTTTAGAGAGAGGCCTCAATACACCTCCGTCGGCAACGGGGACAACATAAGGATAGGCAAGAAGGCCGATGGCTCAGCCGTGAAAAGCAAGCACGCCATTCTCTTCGCAGGGGACGCCAACCAAAAGAGGCACTGGAACAACATGGACAGAATGTACAAGGCACTCAAAAAACAGGGCTTCAGCGATGCAGACATAATAGCCCTTGCCGGAAACGGGAAGACCATGTCCAACGGTACCAGCGTTCCGGGCTACATTGACGGTCCGGGAACCAAGAAGACCCTCTACGAGGCCATAGTTAATGTTAGCAAGAAGATGAACAAGGACGAGCAGCTTATATTTTGGGTCTCCGACCACGGAAACAGAGAACGAATAGAACTTGCGGTGCTCCTCGATCTCATTGACCCTGTAACGGAGCCAATACCTCCCAAGAAAACCGCAAGGAGGCCGGGGCAGGTAACATGGGACCTTGACGAGGAGTTTTTGAAGGCGATGGAACTCGATTCTGACAATCGGCCCTACGTTAGCGTACTGGTGGAAGCGACTCCCGAGATAATGGAGTTTGGGGAGTATGTGCTCAAGAACATAGAGCTGTATATAAACAAAAACGAGCTGAACATAACTCTAATAGAGCCCATAACGGCGTACGATACCGATCCGGACTTGGATGCGTTCGAGCTTGTGTTCCCCGTAGATGAGGAGCTTCTCGGAGAGGAGAACCTAATCGAGGTTGGCTGGGGAGGAAACCCTGAGGAGTTCATAAAGTACCGGATCATAGGGCTCATCATCAGCACCGGCGGCATAAACGAGCTGGAGGCCGAGTTTGAGGAAATCGAAGAGCCGGAAGAGGAGAAAACTCTGTTCGAATTACTAGAGGAGTACGTCCCGACGTACAACGAAAATGTAGACACCCTTCCCGACATCGTTAAGCGGATTGCGGGAAACGAGCGGATAGACCTGGAGATAACCCTCGAGAATGGGAGTAAACTCAACATAGGTGTTGTGACTGAAGGAGCCCGCATAATTGAATTTTCAGAAGGAAAAATCCCAGAGCCCACAATGAGAGTGTGGACCACAGAAGAAGTTGTAAGGGGTATTCTAGACTCAGAAGATCCTATTAGAACTGGGTTATATGCACTAAAAACCGGAGAGATAAAGTACAGTGGAGTTGGACTCGGAAAATCACTGAAGATCTTTGGTACAAAAATCATTATAAAAATCTACAGATTTGCGGAGGTAATAGGAGACATAGTTGGTTAATCCCCCTCTTTTTCAAGTTTTTTGATAATATAAGATGCATACCACTCAGGCCAGTTTTCGTCTCTTTTACCAATCTCTTTTTCATATTGGGCATGTGTTTCCTCAGCTTCTTTTAAAAGCTCTGCAAGTCTCTCTTTTGTAAGATTACACATAACTTTCACCAAGAAAAAAGTTAACTTCCAGATATTTAAAAGTTTGGAGAACAAAAAATCCCTCAAAACAAATTTGGTGCGGTGGCCGGGATTTGAACCCGGGTCACCGGCTTGGAAGGCCGGTGTCCTAGACCAGGCTAGACTACCACCGCATGCCAGCTGTTTTAACATGAGTGGATTTGGATTTATAAAGTTTGCGATGAGGGAAGGTTTTTAAACCCTCCCTAGAACACAGTTTTGAAAGAATAGAAATGGGTTTTTAGGTGATGAGCATGAAGAAGTTCGCGGTTATTTTGGGACTTCTCTTGATAGCAACAACCCTTGGATGCATTACACAGAGTCAAACATCAACAGAGAGCACGAGCACGGTAAAAGAAGAGCAAAAGCTTGTTATCTACTCCTACGACAGCTTTGAATATCTAGCAAGTGAAGTAATTCCAAAATTTGAAGAGAAATACGGAGTTAAAGTTGAACTCCAGCTCATTGGAGATGCTGGAGAGGTTCTAAACAGGTTAATTCTGGAAAAAGATAACCCAAGAGCCGATCTAGTTATAGGAATAGACAACAGTCTTTTAGCAAAGGCAATCGAAGCTGGAGTACTAGAACCTTACAAACCAGAGAACATAAACCTCGTTCCAGAAAACCTCATCTTTGACCCGACGTTTCACCTAACCCCCTACGATTATGGATATATTGCAATAAACTACAGGGAGGATATGGTGCAAAATCCCCCAAAGAGTCTTGAAGACCTCACAAAACCGGAGTGGAAAGGAAAGCTCGTTATTGAAGACCCTAGGACGTCTTCTCCAGGAGCTGCATTTTTATTGTGGACAATAGCAGTATATGGAGATGATGGATATCTCTACTACTGGGAGAAGCTTAAGGAGAATGACGTCCATATAGTTAAAGGATGGACAGAAGCTTGGACAGCTTTTATGAACGGTGAATTCCCTCTAGTGCTTAGCTACGCTACATCACCAGCTGCAACAGTCTATTACGACAACATAACCTACGTTAAAGCTATAGCCTTCGAAGAGGGCAACTACATGCAGATAGAGGGAGCAGGAATAGTAAAAGGTGCAAAGAACAAAGAGCTGGCAAAGAAGTTCATAGAGTTCATGCTCACAGAAGACTTCCAAAGTGCTATTCCCACCAACCAGTGGATGTATCCCGTAAACCCGAACGTTGAACTGCCAGAAGTGTTTAAATATGCCCTTCAACCAGAAGAAATAAAACCCGTAACCCTCGACCCAGAATACGTAAAGGAGAACTTCGAACGCTGGATTAAGGAATGGACGGCTCTAATGGTAGAAGGAAAGAGCCCAGAAGAGATAATAGCTTCAAGGGGATGAGCTAAGTATTGAAAAGCTTTTTACTTTTATTCCAACTTTTTTTGGTATCTTTTCAATTGAAAATGGGATCTCATCCAAGAATCTTTCTGCGATTATAACCTTGCCCTCCACATCAATCTTGAGCCGTATTCTACCCGGGAGCAGTTCGTAGTCCACTATTTCTCCCGTGTCCCCCTCTTCGATATAAACGCTCTCCGGCCTGAAGAATATCTTTACTCTCCCTTCCCTTTTAACTTCAAAGCAAAGGCTTCCAACATATGCTTTTCCCTCTTCTGCGTTAACCTCTAAAATGTTAGAAAGACCTAAAAACTTGGCTACAAACTCATTCTTTGGGTTGTAGTAGAGATCCAATGGATTCCCAACCTGCTCTATCTTTCCAACGCTCATAACGGCTATCCTATCACTTATTGCCATAGCTTCCTCCTGATCATGCGTTACGTAGATTGTAGTTATTCCAAGCTCTTTTTGGATTCTTTTTATTTCTCCCCTAAGCCTTTCTCTTATTTTTGCATCGAGATTGGAAAGGGGTTCATCCAAAAGCAAAAGCTGGGGTTCTATCACCAAAGCCCTTGCCAGTGCAACTCTCTGCTGCTGACCGCCGCTCAGCTGCTCAGGATAACGGTCTTCGAATCCCTTCAAACCTACAAGCTCAAGAGCCCATGAGACTCGTCTTTTAATCTCTTCCTTAGAGAGCTTTCTGAGCTTTAAACCGAAGGAGATGTTGTCATAAACCGTCATATGCGGAAAGAGAGCATAATCCTGAAAGACAATGCCTATGTTCCTTTCATATGGAGGAACATCGTTCATAACGGTATCATCAAAGTATATCTTCCCTTTGTCTGGCTTCTCAAAACCAGCCATTATTCTAAGTGTTGTTGTCTTTCCACAGCCACTCGGACCAAGCAAGGTTAAAAACTCTCCCGGTTTTGCCTCTAGGGAAGGAATATCAAGCCTGAAATCCGCCT
Above is a window of Thermococcus alcaliphilus DNA encoding:
- a CDS encoding PKD domain-containing protein — translated: MQALEGKVMRIKELLILFFLLSLLFGIFLPKAKAQDANLINGIEGKVIEDNEIIIGDRGDYIWGFEDKSGGYVVQFHTGYEKWDELITCDINGDGKDEIIQGDRSTDKVYIYDMYGNELRKWDVHFESGDDLACAFWGYVDEETGEVRGHYRLYVADRSRDRIIIIERGLMYVPGEGDIEFEYGDSITGMDANGDGISDEIILADHDENELRIMEDHYMKPGFGYEVIVPVTTLDIDKYFDLTERDEVSAGDVNFDGKPELVIATQDNDNSGEKRGIHVFSIEYKNNAYSLKELSYFPISFKKGDRMVVGDVNSDGLDEIVWASQDDGRVRVYDMEGNLLNGPNGLKTEFTYGAGLAVGDVNGDSIVVGPPNKATLHVVNQVIAVINSPPVDYDAINETGKFYAEYTSKQTEESVASIKSTHDVKLTIDLRYKQGMPGLLTTEAGLKTSLGYKLQRERGEVYETAITQKMLADMADGAIYVSTDYDLYEFPIISPPELAVVNGKRQYILVSIPKGPPNVHFESYDSALHEIGDINTYPTRITDLKNYEPANVLGMFTIEASDVQSSYEHYTKQLNWEGSTNTFSVGVSLYVKASLGSRVIAGVEGSVQGDYGYEKVTTHEVKFSDETSVLVAYGGRIEDRNKWYNATGVIYTDSEDGHLVLDFYVPSKGIYYEQREQSPIFINMGFFKINFDVLRMINKPPECSINATPSTGKMPLHVGFNLHLNDPENGSMRWEINFGDGYTLEGNYTELRHVYEDKGTFPVTLTVYDPWNANSTCTATINVQHNEKPNAFFSYSPSEIKEGEEVSFMDSSTDPDGSVAGWSWNFGDGTFSSDRNPKHVYSTPGTYTVMLTVEDESGLKGSYTKEIKVEPKNYLPTADFTFLPKEPKAGEEVSFADKSTDRDGSIVSWSWDFGDGSTSTDSEPSHVYANGGNYTVTLTVRDDKGGEDVKRVTITVKEAQAPTPTETTTTSTPSETTTSSPPSPTPSTPETTSSSPSPSTTSSSTTQETSSTSPTQTQTSSAAGGTCGVGLLAILSLVPLLLRRRR
- a CDS encoding BtpA/SgcQ family protein, with product MNFKEKPLIGMVHLKPLPGSYLYQNDIDEVINHALGEAKKLERVGFDAVMIENFNDVPFSKTVEPITVASMSVIAKAIRDEISLPLGINVLRNDAIAAYSIAYATKADFIRVNVLSGVAYTDQGIIEGEAHKLARLKKLLPSKIKIFADVHVKHAYHFGDFEEALRDTIERGLADAVIISGKRTGKEVEMEKLKLAKELSSVPVLVGSGTTYENLPKLWSYADGFIVGTWIKENGDTKKDIDLERARKLVELAEKLRKGHKG
- a CDS encoding ABC transporter ATP-binding protein: MVRLRLEDIEFKQADFRLDIPSLEAKPGEFLTLLGPSGCGKTTTLRIMAGFEKPDKGKIYFDDTVMNDVPPYERNIGIVFQDYALFPHMTVYDNISFGLKLRKLSKEEIKRRVSWALELVGLKGFEDRYPEQLSGGQQQRVALARALVIEPQLLLLDEPLSNLDAKIRERLRGEIKRIQKELGITTIYVTHDQEEAMAISDRIAVMSVGKIEQVGNPLDLYYNPKNEFVAKFLGLSNILEVNAEEGKAYVGSLCFEVKREGRVKIFFRPESVYIEEGDTGEIVDYELLPGRIRLKIDVEGKVIIAERFLDEIPFSIEKIPKKVGIKVKSFSILSSSP
- a CDS encoding thiamine ABC transporter substrate-binding protein — its product is MKKFAVILGLLLIATTLGCITQSQTSTESTSTVKEEQKLVIYSYDSFEYLASEVIPKFEEKYGVKVELQLIGDAGEVLNRLILEKDNPRADLVIGIDNSLLAKAIEAGVLEPYKPENINLVPENLIFDPTFHLTPYDYGYIAINYREDMVQNPPKSLEDLTKPEWKGKLVIEDPRTSSPGAAFLLWTIAVYGDDGYLYYWEKLKENDVHIVKGWTEAWTAFMNGEFPLVLSYATSPAATVYYDNITYVKAIAFEEGNYMQIEGAGIVKGAKNKELAKKFIEFMLTEDFQSAIPTNQWMYPVNPNVELPEVFKYALQPEEIKPVTLDPEYVKENFERWIKEWTALMVEGKSPEEIIASRG